TATTTAGGTAAAACTCCACATATCCCCATGTTCTATTGACCTTTGAAGCGGAAATCGGGAATTTCTCCCTATATTTCATTTAATTTCGTCAATTCATTGGAATTTCATTGAACTTATAGGGAGTTTTTCCCTAAACCAGTACAGACTTCACATTATGCTTACAAAAGAGCCACCTTGCCTCCAAAGCCGTAGGGCTTGGATCAGTTCCCCAGATCATTCCTTCCTGAGCGAACCGCCGGTTCCAGTAATCGGACATTCGTCATCGCCCTCACTTCTCTTTAATTGCCCACCACTCTATACCAATATTGGTATATCTCCTTAAATCCGAGCTTGTCATACAAAGCCGAAGCCCCAGCATTCGCTTGTACGACCTGCAAAAAAGCGGTTGTTGCTCCCTGCGCCTTCCCCCAGTGAAGCAGAGTAAGCAGCAGTTGTTCTGCCATCCCTTGTCTGCGGTAATCCGAACTTGTAATAATATCAAAGAGACCTATGTACCCGTTCTGAAGCACACCAAGACCGCAGGCTGTAGGAACCCCATCTTTAAATAATAAAACATAGCCTTGCTGTAGATACGAAGCGGATAACATTCTAGTCAATGAATCCCGATTCACATCAGACAACTCTGCAAGGTCAGTGAAGGTGTTTAGCCACTCTTCCGTCAAGTTCTCCTGCACCTGAATCGAATAACGTAAATCATCCGTTAGCGCTAACCCCTCCATGTCTAAAACCCTTACAGATGATGGCTCGACGATTGTGTAGCCGCGGTTCGCAAGCACCTCATCCAGGTTCGCAGGCTGGATATATGGTGTTATTTTAAACACAGGCTTTAATCCAGCATCTATATAGTACTGCTCAGCACGCTTAATTTGGTCTGTGAGATCAGGAAGAGAGCTCTCAGCTCCATACAACGGATTGACCGAATTAGCCCTTTTCGTATAACCAGCTGCTGTGCGCAGAACCCAGCCATTCAGCAGAACACTCTGCTCCGCTGGCCAAGTATTAAGTGTGATTTCTTCAATCGATTTATACAAGTTATCTCCTCCTTATTAGCCACGTTCCCGCTTGTTGCGCATCGCTGACAATATCTTTACAAGATCTTCTTCTTGGGATGTAAAATATACGTATTCGGGAGACTCCTTGCCATAAAGCGCTATTTTCCCCTCTGTATTGTAATGAACACCCCAGCCGAAACGCTTCGGAAGTAGAGATGCTCGTAAGCATGGATGGTTTCTGGAAAATAGTTCATTCCATATTTCTTTCCTCTTGGTCACACGATCTTCTAGCGGAATTTGTTTATGACGTATATGAACCTCATACAGAAGTTCTTCATGATTGTATTTGTAAGGTTCATTAATAAGCAGTTCATACTGAATTACATGCGCAGGCGGGAGTGTTCGGCATGACATCGGGGGTACGCCGATTTCCTCAGGACAGTCCTCTGCTACACGGATGAATGTATCTGTATAACTCATGTACATCACCTCTACTTTAATTGAAATATATTCCTTCTATGATAATTCATAGTCACTATAATTGCACAGAAAAAATCCGGAATTCCAACTTCATGGATTCCGGATTTCTACCTGCTATTTCATCTGACTTTCTATTCCTCAGCCGCTGACGCAAGGAGTTCCTCAACTGGCCATGGAAGCGGATTATTAAACGCTGTCCAATCCTGCTTCAACTCATCTTTCGTCAACAAACATCGATCCAATCTGGCTTCGATTTGTGCCGGGTCCATACTTACACCGATAAACACGATTTCATTCATGCGATCGCCCCACTGATTGTCCCATTTAGCCTTCATTTCAGGTTCGCTTTCCAGTACCTCCAGCTGCTGATCTTCAGGCATTGTAGCTAGCCAGTAGCCAGCAGGTCCGAACTGTATCGAAGATCCAGCCTGACTAATTGTAGCCGCAAGATCGCCCTCCGCGGCAACCCATACAATCCCTTTCGCCCTAACAACTTCTTCCGGCCAATTACTAAAGAAAAAGCTTAACCTTTGCGGATGGAAGGGTGTTCTCCGGCGATACACAAAAGAAGCTATCCCGTATTCCTCCGTCTCAGGCGTATGTGACTCCTTATTCAGTTCCGTGATCCAACCGGAGGACAAGCTTGTTTTTTCAAAATCAAACAGTCCAGTGTTAAGAATCTCCTTCGGATCTACCACTCCGTTAACCGTACGGATCAGCTTGGCAGTTGGTTGGAGTTTACGGAGCACAGCTTCAAGTTTATTCAATTCTTGTTCCTGAAGCAGATCACACTTATTAAGCAATAACACATCACAAGTTTCGATCTGATCAATGAGCAAATCCACAATATCGCGATAATCGTCTTCACTAGCCGTTTGACTACGATCCATCAGACTATCGCCAGAGGAGAAGTCATGCCAGAATCGGCCCGCATCCACAACCGTCACCATCGTGTCCAATTGAGCGAGCGAGGTCAAATCAATATCCAGCTCCGGATTCGCATAGGTAAAGGTCTGTGCCACCGGCACAGGCTCGCTAATGCCAGAAGATTCTATCAGAATATAATCAAAACGACCTTCAGCAACCAGCTTTTGCACCTCGACAATCAAATCATCTCGAAGTGTACAACAGATACAACCATTAGACATTTCAACCAATTTTTCTTCCGTTCTAGAAAGCATATTTCCCGACTTCACCAAATTCGCATCCACATTCACTTCACTCATGTCATTTACAATAACGGCTACTTTGAGCCCTTCACGGTTGTGCAAGATATGATTCAGCAACGTTGTTTTTCCGGAGCCTAAGTAGCCACTTAGCACTGTAACAGGGATTTTTTTCATGCATACCACTCCTATCATTAATTAACAAGCAAGATTTAAAAAAACTCGGTTCTTACCGTGTTTCGCGATGTAATGTAACTCTTTTCAGACGTGGGCAGTATTTCTTCATTTCCATGCGACCCGGATGATTTCGTTTATTCTTGGTAGTGGTATAGTTGCGGTCTCCAGTCTCCGTACATGCCAAAGTAATGATTACTCTCATCGTTCCATCTCCTTTATCTTAATCGTAATATTTACGATTAACATATCGTACACGTTTTATTCACACTCTGTCAACTATGTCTTGTAAAAATTCCAACTCTCTTAATTTTGTGGTCTTTCTTGCGGACAAAGCACGTATAGATGGAATTATAAAAATATGATTCTTGTAATTTCATGAGAATCAGGCAGGAGTGGAGATCATGAAGATACCAGTAATTATTTTGAGCGGGTTTCTGGGGAGCGGGAAGACAACTCTGCTGTTGTCCCTGCTGAAAGAGAGCAAGGTTAGAGGGCTGAACCCTGGAGTAGTAATGAATGAGCTGGGTAAGAGGGATGTGGATGGGTATATTCTGCAGGAGCAAGCAGGAACGAGGGTGACTAAGCTGCTGGATGGATGCGTATGCTGTAGCCGTAAAGAGGATCTCGCGGATAGCTTAGGAGTACTACTAAGAGGGCGGCCTGATGCTATTTATATCGAGCTTACTGGCGTCGCAGATCCTGAAGAAATCGCCAAAACACTACAAGAAGCCTCTCTACAGGAGAAGGTCGAATTGCATTTTACGATTACCTTACTGGATGCAGAAAACGCCTTGGAGTATAACAGTAGACTCTCCTCTGACAAACAGCTGGTTCGAACCCTCCGCAAGCAGCTCTCCACTGCCGATCTCATCGTCGTTAATAAGAGCGATCTTGTAGAACCAGAAACCTTATGGAGAATTGAAAAAGCCGTCCGAAAACAAAATGCAGAGGCTGAAATCGTATATACCCATTACAGCGAGATCAACCTTTCTCCGATATTGTCAGGAATCATCCCACGTAAAATTATTGCTCCCGCGCCACAGCGAGCACCTCAAACCTTTAAAGGCGCCACACTTAAGCAAATGAATTCAGAACAGGGAGCTACTGCTGTAAAAGAACGACATGAGGAGCCACATGCTTCTTTTTCTCAAGTGACCGCCATCACGCTGACCATACCGCAAGCAGGGACTATAATGCCTTCCAAAGAACGGCTAGAGGCTTTCTTTCAAGAATGGGGTGACAGCCTTCTCCGTGCCAAGGGGCATATTCTTTTATCCGAACAGGAACCGGTTCAACTTGTCCAATATGCAGGAATGCGTACGAGCTGGGAGGCCTCACGTTATCCAGGAATGCCTTATGTGGTATTCATCGGGATGAATTTAGATGAGGAGCTGCTGGCAGATCGGTGGACCGCCTTATTCGAACCTTGACTACCCTATCCCCTTTAAAAATACTGCCGCTGCTACTACCGATCTCATTCCTGATTATCGCTATTTTTATATGGGTGCCGAATCAATTGGAACTACTAGATAACGCGTACATTGACACGTTCAAAACCAGCTTTATCGGAATTTTGTTAGAAGCCTTACCGTTTGTGTTAGCGGGAGCTTTATTATCCTCGCTGCTTCGAGTCTTTATCCCAGATGAAATGATCTCCCGCTGGATTCCACGGCAGGCGCTTCCGGCCATTTTATTCGCTTGCTTGCTCGGAATTATTTTTCCGGTATGCGAATGCGGAATGATCCCACTCGTCCGCCGCCTGATCCATAAGGGGATGCCTGTCTACGTGGCAATCGTGTTTATTTTATCCGGACCGATCCTCAATCCAGTCGTCTATGGAGCAACACTGACGGCATTTCGCAACCACTCAGAGCTAGCTTATGCCCGGATGGGTTTAGCTTTTGCTGTAGCCTGCATTATAGGCTTAATTATCTATGCAACGGTAAAAAAGTCTCCAATACGCCTAAGTGTTCAGCGCGAAACCGATGACACTCATCACAATAATTCACGTGGTGGAAAGTTGGCTGCCGTCTTCGTTCATACCTCGGATGAGTTTTTTGAGATGGGAAAATACTTAATTATCGGCTGTTTACTAACCTCTGCCATCCAGACGTTTATGGTTCAGGACAGTCTGGCAGCGATCGGTGATAAGCCGCTAGGATCTTATTTTTTCATGATGGGACTAGCCTTTGTACTTTCGCTCTGTTCCACCTCAGACGCCTTTGTTGCATCCACCTTTGTACATTCTTTTCCGGCAGGAGCACTGCTCGCATTTATGGTTTTCGGACCGATGCTGGATTTCAAAAATTCATTGATGCTGCTCTCGCTGTTCAAAACTAAATTTGCGCTTTATTTGTTCTTTCTTATCTTCTCGAGCGTATTTATCGGGGCCGTGTTCATGTCCTTATGGCTGTGAAAATGGTAAGTAGATGCTTATCGTATTGTTAGGAGGAAGAGTATGAATGACTCTCGAAGCATCCGGTTTCACTATTTGTTAAGGGCGGTCATTCTGCTCGCCTTTGCTCTCTATATTGGGCAGCTAGTGCAGCAGGACGCTTTGCATTATTATGTAGCGCCCAAGCTGGCACGCTGGGTTCAATTATGTCCGATTCCTCTGACATTTATGGCACTCAGCTTGACCATTCAAGCTTTATTCGGTAAAGGCAGTGTTCTATGTGACTGCGAGCATCGACTCCCACATTCCATATTTAAAAGTGCAGCGCTTTATGGATTATTCCTGTTTCCACTGCTGCTTGGATTTGCACTTCCTGATCGTGCCTTGGGAAGTATGGCAGCTACTAATAAGGGGATATCGTTAACCTCATTACCCTCAGAGACTAAGAATGCAGCTAGATTCGAGTCTATTGATCCCTATCATGAGGAGCTTACCGAGCTAGCCAAGATTCTTTATGAACAGCCTACTATCCCTGTTTATTCAGCTATTTTCTCCGAGACACTAGGTGCTATTGACTTATATAAACAGCAATTTGAAGGCAAGGAAATTTCCGTTTCTGGTTTTCTGCATCGCGATGACAGCGAAATGCCAGAGAATACCTTTGCCATAAGTAGATTTCTGGTCCAGTGCTGTACCGCCGATGCTACTCCGTTTGGGATGTTGGTTGATTCCGGCAAACTAAAAAGCTTGCCCAACGATACCTGGATAGAGGTTCGGGGCAAGCTTCAAGTTGTGCAACACAAGGGCCAAGAACTGATGCAAATTCGCGCAGAAACAATCACACCCATCACGCAACCAACAACACCTTACATTTACACAAGTGCTGACTCTATAGCCGCCTGGAAAGCGTTACAGAGTAAAGCTAACCATACTAAATAATTGCATCCAGCTCATCCTCATCATTCACGGATCGGTTAGGGTTAAATACTTCAACCATAATACGGGCCGGAATACAAATAATTTGCTGCTTCGGTCTTGAAATAAAACCCATTTCCAAAGCGATTCTCAAGGGTGCATCAGAATAGGTCATTTGAATTCCGTAATCAAATACCTTTAAGGTATTGTGACCGAACTTCGTTTGAATATCTATAATTTGTTCTTCTTTAGTCAAAGAAACGGTCTTGTAGGCTTTGCCATCGACCGTAATTATAGCTTTCAAATCTCCTTGCTGATACTCCTCATTGTGGGTGTCCCACCACTTGATTCCGTAAATCAAACCGGCTGCTAACAGAGCTATAAAAATGATTACAAAATCGCCGCGCTTCATTCTTAACAAGGTATGAATCCTTTCATTGACAGTAATATACGTAATAATTACGATTACAAATATATTAATCACACACCATTTTGTCAATGATTCTTCTCATCCTTAACGAATCCTAGTAGACCAATCTTTTAATACTCTGTCTAGCTCTTTTATTGATAAAGGCTTGGAGATGAAGTCCTGCATCCCTGCACTCAGACACATATTTTTATCTTCATCTCTAGCAAAGGCTGTGGCTGCAATAATAATAGGAGACAGCCCGAGCTTCTCACGTATGATTCCTGTTGCTTCAATCCCATCCATAATAGGCATCTGGATATCCATAAATACCAGATCATAATCCTTGGACAGCACAGCTCGAACCGCTTCCTCGCCATTGGATGCGATGTCAGGGACGTATCCACGCTTCTTCAGATAAGCCCGCATCAGCTGCTGATTCACTGGATGATCTTCAGCGATGAGAATGGACATCGGTCCATATTCCCCCTTCACAGACTCTTTGGAGTTAGGTTTATCTCTTTTGTCAGTATCCGCTGAAGGGTGGAGTGTAACCTTCTCATTCCATTCCTCTTTTGGCAAAGAGACATCCACTGTGAAAAAGAACTCTGAGCCATGTTCCTCACAACTCCTCACACCAATCGTGCCTCCTAGCAGCTCTGCTAGCTTTTTGCTAATGGCCAGTCCAAGTCCTGTTCCGCCATATTTACGATTGATAGAAGGATGCAATTGCGAGAATGATTGAAACAATAATCCTTGACTGGCAACTGGGATGCCCAAGCCCGTATCTTTAACCATAAACTTAACGATAATATTTCCTGAAATTTGTGAAGCTTCCAGCTTAGCAGAAATACTGATTTCACCTGTCTCCGTAAATTTCACTGCATTCCCGACCAAGTTCACGAGAATTTGGCGCAATCTGGCCTCGTCCGTCATAATGATGGGTGGAAGCTCAGATGCAATATCGCTAGTTAAGAGCAATCCCTTCTCTTTAACCTTCGGATAGAATAGCTCACTAACATTCTGTATTACTTCACGCAAATCCACCATTTGCAGTTCAAGTGTCATCATGCCTGCTTCAATTTTGCTGAAATCTAGTACTTCGTTCAAAATATGAAGCAATGCCTCTCCGCTACTGTTAATGATTTGTGTGTAATAGCTCTGCTCTTCATTCAGTTCAGTACCCGAGAGCAAATCTGCCATTCCAATAATGCCATTCATCGGAGTGCGCAGTTCATGGCTCATGATGGCTAGAAACTCCGATTTAGCCCGATCTGCTTCCTCCGCAGACTCCTTCGCCCGCACAATCTCCTTCTCTTCAGTGATATCTCGGAATACCACTACAGCCCCTATCCGCTCTCCACCATCAAAAAGCGGAGTCATACGATATCTGACCAGAAAGCTGGAACCGTCCCGTCTCCAAAACACGCCCTCCTTCTCATCAAAAGAGCGATTATTGTAGTGCGAAGGAATCAGCGTCTTCTGAATTCCCAAAAATGGTTCGTTATCCAGCCAAGTCTGATGAATCGCATGGAATTTACTGTTCAACCACTCCATTGGATCGTATCCTAGCATAGTAATAGCCGCAGGATTAATGAACATTGTATTCCCTTCAAGATTCATCCCAAATATGCCTTCAGAAACCGAATTCAATATCAAAGCATGCTCATTACTTAACTTCTCAATTTCTTCAAAATGACGCGTCCGCTCCGAAATATCACGGGTTACACACACAACCTCCTGACCTCCAAAGGTCTCGGAGTAAATATATCGAAGTGTTGTCTCCGTCCAGATGTACGTTCCATCTTTGCACAGAAACCGGAAGGACACCGGTTCGAGCTTCTTCCCTTGCATACTACTGCTAAGATACGATACCACTTTGTCTTTATCCTCAGGATGTATGTAGTCTAACCACCTGGTCCCACACATCTCCTGCGATGTATAGCCAAACATAGTCTGGCAAATAGGTGATGCGTACAGATAGGTTAGGTGACTATCCGCTGCATTACGTGAGATGAAATCCAATGAATTTTCAGAAAGCAGACGATAGTTCTGCTCGCTATCACCAAGCTGTTCCTCCATTCGATAACGTTCAGTCACATCCTGGCCAATCCCACTGATCTGCAGCAGTCGCCCGTCTTCGTCTTTAATCACTTCCCAGTGCGCATCCAGAAACTTCAATTCTCCATCTGCACTATTAATTCGAACCGTCGCTTCACCATTAGACCCATCCGCTAAATTTTGACGAACTAGCGTTTCAAGTCCTTTGAAATCTTCTGGATCGATACAGGAAAGAACATGTTTGTAATTAATATATGAATGATTGCTGTCTTCTGCCGAAAAGCCAAAAATATTACGCATCTCTCTAGAAACCGTCAACCGCCTTTTTGCCATGTCCCATTCCCAAGATCCCATTTTCGCAAGATATTGAGCTTTCGCCAGCATATCCTCATATTTCTTACGCTGAGTAATATCGCGGCCAATGGTTAGTATTTGCTTGACATCCCCTTGCTCATCACGCACCACCTGGGAAGAACTCTCAATCCATAAATAATGTCCATCCATATGACGGACTCTGCGTGTGATTACATCCGTGTACGAATCGAGCTTTCCTTGTTCAATCATCTCTTTAGCATCATCTACGTGATAATATTCGGGTCTTTTGGTACCAATCATTTCATGTGCAGGATATCCTAATAGCATTTGTACTGAAGGAGATACATACTGTAACGTTCCGTCAGGGGCGCCAAAAGAAATCATATCCGGCGTATTTTGAGTTAACAAATTATATAAATGTTGATCTTCCTCAATCTTAGCTTCAGCAAGTCTTCGATCAGTGATATCCGTTAGTTCCGAGATCATGACAAGAGGTTCACTGGAGTCCTCCTGAAGAATCAGAAATATATGTTGTGCTACCCAGATCATTTCACCGTCCTTGCGAATGAACCGTCTTTCTAATTCAATTGCGGTCCCAGGCTCTGCTAACAGCTTATTCAGGATAACGTAATGATCATCAGCAGTCTTATCGTCAGCATAAATAAGATCTAGATAATTCATTTTCAAAAGTTCTTCTTCAGAATAACCAAGCATAAGGCAAAGCGCCGGATTGGATTGGATCAACGTCCCTTCCTCCGGAGAGACTACAGCAACCCCGATAGAAGACCGTAAGTATAGCTGCTTAAAAAGAAAATCAGACACATGGTAGCCTCCTCTTTTGAATTGGGGACAAACATTTCAACAGTCTCATAATCTATTCCAGTATACCTTTTTTTCGGTAAATAAGCTTGATAATTGAGTCCTAGATGATAGGCTGATGGAACTCATAGAGAGTTCCCTATATCGTCTTAGACAAAAAAATAAACAGCAAGTCCTAAGCCATCAGGAAGCTTGCTGTTAGTACATTTATCAACTTTAAAGGACTATTCTCTTATTAAATTTTCTTGCTGAAGCTTCTTAATTTTCTTCCGGATAGGTGCACCAACTCTTAAAAAAACAAGCCCTAAAAGGATTAAAAAGCCGCCTAGAATAACGTTTACCAAACTAATGCTGCTGGATGAATTGAAATAATTCGTTAACCCAATGAGAATGTTGGCTAGCCCTACAATGAACTCTAACCACATTACAGAATTCCATAGTGTGTTGATTCGCTTAAAGTGTTTTATTTTGGATTCCAAATCCGTGTAAATATCAAAAGCACCTTCAGATGACTTCTTTCTAAGAAAGATCCAGCGAACATAGCTACTAACACATTCTATTCCGTTTTCCTCTAAAAACTTGATGTACGCGATACTTTCCGGATGTGTAGGCACATTATCTAAAAGCTCAATTCTATACGTATACTCATTATTTCGAGTTTCAGTAAATACATATTTGAACCATGAGTAGTCTGTAAGAGCCATCCCTTTGGCTGACATTTCATTAAGCCACTCTTCTTCCTTCTCAAAATCCCAAAACACTTTGCGAACCACCTGTTTCATTTGGTCTCACCTCCAGCTATTCTCTTTCCATTGGCAATTAGCTCTTCCAAGCGGGTAAGCTCCCCCTGAATCACCGTCTTCCCCAAATCAGTAATTTCGTACTCCTTTCTTCGGGAGCCTTCCTCTCCTTCAACAGCTCTTATCCAGTTTTTCTCAAGCAAGGTGTTGATCGCTCCGTATAAAGTGCCCGCTCCAAGATCCACTCGACCGTGACTTAAATCCTTCACATTCTGCATAATCGCGTATCCGTGCATTGCGGTGTATAGAGACAATAAAATGTAAAACACTGCTTCTGTTAAGGCTCCTCTTTCTGAGCTTTCAGGCATGCGCTCAACTCCATTCTATTACTGTTAGCGATATATCGGCTTCCGTAACACAATTATTACGGAAGCCGATATAATTGTCAATACAAAATACCCAATTTATGTATCCCGTCCCGATCATGACAGCGAAAAAAACGCCTATATCACATAGCTATAGACGATTCAAACTATACATAAATTGGTATACTAGTAGTGAAACTAAGGTTGAAAAAAATGACAATATTGAAAAGTTTCATTGTGTAATTTCATATAAACTATAGATTAGAATTAGTTGAAAAGTTACATATCAAGTTACATCATATCTTGTCCCCTTGATTTAGCTTTTAAATACAAACAGAAAGGTTCGTTATAACATGAAAAAATCAGAACATCAATTACGTGTTACACCAAAAGTTTGGATTGGCCTACTCATCACAGTTGGGTATCTATGTATTATCCTTCCGATCCAAAAATTATCTGGAATTCCTTATCAAGACTTCGGTGCATCAGCGGATAACTTGTACCGTTCAGCCGTTATGTCCATGGCTGCGGGTGCTGTTGCGCTTATTATTGTAACCTCGTTGCTCGGTTGGTGGCGGCCTGCATTATACGACAGTTCACAGCAACGTTGGACTTATAAATGGCCGATCATCGCTCCGTTTTTTATGCTACTTGGCGCAATTGCCAATCTTTTTTCAACGAAGTTTAGTAATTTTGACGCCAAATTCATTCTCATCCTAATTGTATTCGGACTGCTGGTAGGTTTCTGTGAAGAGCTTACTATTCGTGGCTTATTATTAACATCGCTACGTTCTCGGCTATCCG
This window of the Paenibacillus sp. FSL R10-2734 genome carries:
- a CDS encoding GNAT family N-acetyltransferase, with product MYKSIEEITLNTWPAEQSVLLNGWVLRTAAGYTKRANSVNPLYGAESSLPDLTDQIKRAEQYYIDAGLKPVFKITPYIQPANLDEVLANRGYTIVEPSSVRVLDMEGLALTDDLRYSIQVQENLTEEWLNTFTDLAELSDVNRDSLTRMLSASYLQQGYVLLFKDGVPTACGLGVLQNGYIGLFDIITSSDYRRQGMAEQLLLTLLHWGKAQGATTAFLQVVQANAGASALYDKLGFKEIYQYWYRVVGN
- a CDS encoding DUF6157 family protein; protein product: MSYTDTFIRVAEDCPEEIGVPPMSCRTLPPAHVIQYELLINEPYKYNHEELLYEVHIRHKQIPLEDRVTKRKEIWNELFSRNHPCLRASLLPKRFGWGVHYNTEGKIALYGKESPEYVYFTSQEEDLVKILSAMRNKRERG
- a CDS encoding GTP-binding protein — translated: MKKIPVTVLSGYLGSGKTTLLNHILHNREGLKVAVIVNDMSEVNVDANLVKSGNMLSRTEEKLVEMSNGCICCTLRDDLIVEVQKLVAEGRFDYILIESSGISEPVPVAQTFTYANPELDIDLTSLAQLDTMVTVVDAGRFWHDFSSGDSLMDRSQTASEDDYRDIVDLLIDQIETCDVLLLNKCDLLQEQELNKLEAVLRKLQPTAKLIRTVNGVVDPKEILNTGLFDFEKTSLSSGWITELNKESHTPETEEYGIASFVYRRRTPFHPQRLSFFFSNWPEEVVRAKGIVWVAAEGDLAATISQAGSSIQFGPAGYWLATMPEDQQLEVLESEPEMKAKWDNQWGDRMNEIVFIGVSMDPAQIEARLDRCLLTKDELKQDWTAFNNPLPWPVEELLASAAEE
- the rpmG gene encoding 50S ribosomal protein L33; its protein translation is MRVIITLACTETGDRNYTTTKNKRNHPGRMEMKKYCPRLKRVTLHRETR
- a CDS encoding GTP-binding protein, giving the protein MKIPVIILSGFLGSGKTTLLLSLLKESKVRGLNPGVVMNELGKRDVDGYILQEQAGTRVTKLLDGCVCCSRKEDLADSLGVLLRGRPDAIYIELTGVADPEEIAKTLQEASLQEKVELHFTITLLDAENALEYNSRLSSDKQLVRTLRKQLSTADLIVVNKSDLVEPETLWRIEKAVRKQNAEAEIVYTHYSEINLSPILSGIIPRKIIAPAPQRAPQTFKGATLKQMNSEQGATAVKERHEEPHASFSQVTAITLTIPQAGTIMPSKERLEAFFQEWGDSLLRAKGHILLSEQEPVQLVQYAGMRTSWEASRYPGMPYVVFIGMNLDEELLADRWTALFEP
- a CDS encoding permease, which translates into the protein MTTLSPLKILPLLLPISFLIIAIFIWVPNQLELLDNAYIDTFKTSFIGILLEALPFVLAGALLSSLLRVFIPDEMISRWIPRQALPAILFACLLGIIFPVCECGMIPLVRRLIHKGMPVYVAIVFILSGPILNPVVYGATLTAFRNHSELAYARMGLAFAVACIIGLIIYATVKKSPIRLSVQRETDDTHHNNSRGGKLAAVFVHTSDEFFEMGKYLIIGCLLTSAIQTFMVQDSLAAIGDKPLGSYFFMMGLAFVLSLCSTSDAFVASTFVHSFPAGALLAFMVFGPMLDFKNSLMLLSLFKTKFALYLFFLIFSSVFIGAVFMSLWL
- a CDS encoding TIGR03943 family protein, with the translated sequence MNDSRSIRFHYLLRAVILLAFALYIGQLVQQDALHYYVAPKLARWVQLCPIPLTFMALSLTIQALFGKGSVLCDCEHRLPHSIFKSAALYGLFLFPLLLGFALPDRALGSMAATNKGISLTSLPSETKNAARFESIDPYHEELTELAKILYEQPTIPVYSAIFSETLGAIDLYKQQFEGKEISVSGFLHRDDSEMPENTFAISRFLVQCCTADATPFGMLVDSGKLKSLPNDTWIEVRGKLQVVQHKGQELMQIRAETITPITQPTTPYIYTSADSIAAWKALQSKANHTK
- a CDS encoding NusG domain II-containing protein; translation: MTKWCVINIFVIVIITYITVNERIHTLLRMKRGDFVIIFIALLAAGLIYGIKWWDTHNEEYQQGDLKAIITVDGKAYKTVSLTKEEQIIDIQTKFGHNTLKVFDYGIQMTYSDAPLRIALEMGFISRPKQQIICIPARIMVEVFNPNRSVNDEDELDAII
- a CDS encoding PAS domain S-box protein codes for the protein MSDFLFKQLYLRSSIGVAVVSPEEGTLIQSNPALCLMLGYSEEELLKMNYLDLIYADDKTADDHYVILNKLLAEPGTAIELERRFIRKDGEMIWVAQHIFLILQEDSSEPLVMISELTDITDRRLAEAKIEEDQHLYNLLTQNTPDMISFGAPDGTLQYVSPSVQMLLGYPAHEMIGTKRPEYYHVDDAKEMIEQGKLDSYTDVITRRVRHMDGHYLWIESSSQVVRDEQGDVKQILTIGRDITQRKKYEDMLAKAQYLAKMGSWEWDMAKRRLTVSREMRNIFGFSAEDSNHSYINYKHVLSCIDPEDFKGLETLVRQNLADGSNGEATVRINSADGELKFLDAHWEVIKDEDGRLLQISGIGQDVTERYRMEEQLGDSEQNYRLLSENSLDFISRNAADSHLTYLYASPICQTMFGYTSQEMCGTRWLDYIHPEDKDKVVSYLSSSMQGKKLEPVSFRFLCKDGTYIWTETTLRYIYSETFGGQEVVCVTRDISERTRHFEEIEKLSNEHALILNSVSEGIFGMNLEGNTMFINPAAITMLGYDPMEWLNSKFHAIHQTWLDNEPFLGIQKTLIPSHYNNRSFDEKEGVFWRRDGSSFLVRYRMTPLFDGGERIGAVVVFRDITEEKEIVRAKESAEEADRAKSEFLAIMSHELRTPMNGIIGMADLLSGTELNEEQSYYTQIINSSGEALLHILNEVLDFSKIEAGMMTLELQMVDLREVIQNVSELFYPKVKEKGLLLTSDIASELPPIIMTDEARLRQILVNLVGNAVKFTETGEISISAKLEASQISGNIIVKFMVKDTGLGIPVASQGLLFQSFSQLHPSINRKYGGTGLGLAISKKLAELLGGTIGVRSCEEHGSEFFFTVDVSLPKEEWNEKVTLHPSADTDKRDKPNSKESVKGEYGPMSILIAEDHPVNQQLMRAYLKKRGYVPDIASNGEEAVRAVLSKDYDLVFMDIQMPIMDGIEATGIIREKLGLSPIIIAATAFARDEDKNMCLSAGMQDFISKPLSIKELDRVLKDWSTRIR
- a CDS encoding DUF2812 domain-containing protein produces the protein MKQVVRKVFWDFEKEEEWLNEMSAKGMALTDYSWFKYVFTETRNNEYTYRIELLDNVPTHPESIAYIKFLEENGIECVSSYVRWIFLRKKSSEGAFDIYTDLESKIKHFKRINTLWNSVMWLEFIVGLANILIGLTNYFNSSSSISLVNVILGGFLILLGLVFLRVGAPIRKKIKKLQQENLIRE
- a CDS encoding PadR family transcriptional regulator; translation: MPESSERGALTEAVFYILLSLYTAMHGYAIMQNVKDLSHGRVDLGAGTLYGAINTLLEKNWIRAVEGEEGSRRKEYEITDLGKTVIQGELTRLEELIANGKRIAGGETK
- a CDS encoding CPBP family intramembrane glutamic endopeptidase; protein product: MKKSEHQLRVTPKVWIGLLITVGYLCIILPIQKLSGIPYQDFGASADNLYRSAVMSMAAGAVALIIVTSLLGWWRPALYDSSQQRWTYKWPIIAPFFMLLGAIANLFSTKFSNFDAKFILILIVFGLLVGFCEELTIRGLLLTSLRSRLSEGWVCILTSIIFGLIHGSNIFLGQDVGSTSVQMLSAAVTGLTLYILRRTTGSLIWAMLLHGLWDVAVFMAVYNNADSGAIGGLCELASGFLSVLFLIIVFIKLKKATAQRR